A genomic window from Thioalkalivibrio sp. ALJ12 includes:
- a CDS encoding DUF2149 domain-containing protein, translating into MRVPHYRASRFDAPDEEPMGPLANLADIMLVFAVGLMVVMAASGSGLEPASGGAEIEPGREIPDPPEGAGEAGSGFESMGQVYRDPETGRMILIGE; encoded by the coding sequence ATGAGGGTCCCGCACTACCGCGCCAGCCGCTTCGATGCCCCTGACGAGGAACCAATGGGGCCATTGGCCAACCTGGCCGACATCATGCTGGTGTTCGCCGTCGGCCTGATGGTGGTGATGGCCGCCTCGGGGAGTGGCCTGGAACCGGCCAGCGGCGGCGCCGAGATCGAACCAGGGCGCGAGATCCCGGACCCGCCCGAGGGTGCCGGCGAGGCCGGCTCCGGCTTCGAGTCGATGGGCCAAGTCTACCGTGACCCGGAGACCGGACGAATGATCCTGATCGGCGAGTAG
- the cobA gene encoding uroporphyrinogen-III C-methyltransferase, which yields MSDRPRDNVTRIEPGARAGARLPLCGERKPGCVDLVGAGPGDPGLLTLDAAAAMQHADVLLHDRLIPEAILDLANPEAQRLYVGKARSRHSCDQGDLNDRMVALAREGHYVVRLKGGDPFVYGRGGEEAAAIAAAGVPVRIVPGITAAGGCAAYAGIPLTHRDHAYRCQFVTAHRRAGETDLDWASLVHPQQTLVVYMGLHTLAEVCGEMMAAGADGAMPAALVEQGTRPGQRVIEGVLADLPARVADLDIQSPALLIVGEVVRLRETIAMQGAESVPGAHETG from the coding sequence ATGAGTGATCGACCGCGGGACAATGTGACGCGGATCGAGCCCGGGGCGCGCGCCGGGGCCCGCCTCCCGTTGTGCGGCGAGCGAAAGCCCGGTTGCGTGGATCTGGTCGGGGCAGGGCCGGGCGATCCGGGCTTGCTGACACTGGACGCCGCCGCAGCGATGCAGCACGCCGATGTCCTGCTGCACGACCGCCTGATCCCGGAGGCGATCCTCGATCTGGCCAACCCGGAGGCGCAACGCCTGTATGTGGGCAAGGCCCGCTCACGGCACAGCTGCGATCAGGGGGATCTGAACGATCGCATGGTTGCACTGGCCCGGGAGGGGCACTATGTGGTGCGCCTGAAGGGCGGCGACCCGTTTGTCTACGGGCGGGGTGGCGAGGAGGCTGCCGCGATTGCCGCTGCCGGGGTGCCCGTGCGCATCGTGCCGGGGATTACCGCGGCGGGTGGTTGTGCGGCCTATGCAGGAATCCCGCTGACCCATCGCGATCATGCCTATCGCTGCCAGTTTGTTACCGCCCACCGGCGTGCCGGCGAGACCGATCTGGACTGGGCCTCGCTGGTCCATCCGCAGCAGACCCTGGTTGTCTACATGGGGCTGCATACCCTGGCCGAGGTCTGCGGCGAGATGATGGCGGCGGGTGCGGATGGCGCGATGCCGGCCGCGCTGGTTGAACAGGGGACGCGACCGGGCCAGCGTGTCATCGAAGGCGTTCTGGCCGATCTCCCCGCGCGGGTGGCGGATCTGGATATCCAGTCGCCGGCGCTGCTGATCGTGGGCGAGGTCGTGCGTCTGCGCGAGACGATCGCCATGCAGGGTGCCGAGTCCGTCCCGGGAGCGCATGAAACCGGCTGA
- a CDS encoding cobyrinate a,c-diamide synthase, translating to MSVSCPAAFVAAPASGQGKTTITAAIARYHRNQGLRVRVFKTGPDFLDPMILEQASGHPVDALHLWMVGEEACRAMLYEAAQESDLILVEGSMGLFDGDPSGADLAQAFGLPILAMVDASGMGQTFGALVHGLSTYRPGLSFAGVIANRVGSPGHARMLEDCTPEAIRFFGAVQRNETLSVPDRHLGLVQAGEIADLDARLEAAAAAIEEAGVTGLPEPVTFHPETIAPTEAALSGVRIAIARDAAFAFMYPANLRLLEKMGAELRFFSPLAGDGLPEADAVWLPGGYPELYLDQLSANAALKSDLEAHHAAGRPILAECGGFLYLLDELADREGHAAAMAGLVPGKAQLADRLQGLGLQAAPLPEGELRGHTFHHTHSEVGLEPYGHCWRARGTGSQGEAIYRDGRLTATYLHAWFPSNPEATAQLFRA from the coding sequence GTGAGTGTGAGCTGCCCCGCCGCGTTCGTGGCGGCGCCGGCCTCGGGCCAGGGCAAGACCACGATCACCGCCGCCATCGCCCGCTACCACCGCAACCAGGGTTTGCGAGTGCGCGTGTTCAAGACCGGCCCCGACTTCCTCGACCCGATGATCCTGGAACAGGCCTCCGGGCATCCGGTCGACGCCTTGCATCTGTGGATGGTCGGGGAAGAAGCCTGTCGAGCGATGCTGTACGAGGCGGCCCAGGAGTCCGATCTGATCCTGGTGGAAGGCTCGATGGGGCTGTTTGACGGGGATCCGTCCGGTGCGGATCTGGCCCAGGCCTTCGGCTTGCCGATCCTGGCCATGGTGGATGCCAGTGGCATGGGCCAGACCTTCGGGGCGCTGGTGCATGGCTTGTCGACCTACCGTCCGGGCCTGTCGTTTGCCGGCGTGATTGCCAACCGGGTGGGCAGTCCCGGCCATGCGCGGATGCTGGAGGATTGCACCCCGGAGGCGATCCGCTTCTTTGGTGCTGTGCAGCGTAACGAGACGCTGAGTGTCCCGGATCGTCACCTGGGTCTGGTGCAGGCAGGCGAGATCGCCGATCTGGATGCGCGGCTGGAGGCGGCAGCGGCCGCGATTGAAGAGGCTGGGGTGACCGGACTCCCGGAGCCGGTGACCTTTCATCCAGAAACAATTGCGCCGACCGAGGCGGCGCTGTCCGGCGTGCGCATTGCGATCGCGCGGGATGCGGCTTTTGCTTTCATGTATCCGGCCAACCTGCGCCTGCTGGAGAAGATGGGCGCCGAACTGCGGTTCTTTTCCCCGCTTGCGGGGGACGGTTTGCCAGAGGCCGATGCCGTCTGGCTGCCGGGTGGCTACCCCGAGTTGTATCTGGATCAGCTGTCCGCCAATGCTGCCCTGAAGTCGGACCTGGAGGCCCATCATGCGGCGGGCCGCCCCATCCTGGCGGAGTGCGGGGGCTTTCTCTACCTGCTGGACGAACTGGCCGACCGCGAGGGCCATGCTGCGGCTATGGCCGGGCTGGTGCCGGGCAAAGCCCAGCTGGCGGACCGCCTGCAGGGTCTGGGTCTTCAGGCGGCCCCGCTGCCGGAGGGCGAGCTGCGCGGGCACACCTTCCATCACACCCACTCCGAGGTCGGGCTCGAGCCCTATGGCCATTGCTGGCGCGCGCGCGGGACGGGGTCGCAGGGCGAGGCGATCTATCGCGACGGCCGCCTGACCGCGACCTATCTGCATGCCTGGTTCCCCTCCAACCCGGAGGCCACGGCCCAGCTGTTTCGAGCATGA
- the cobG gene encoding precorrin-3B synthase produces the protein MSADHSRVRRACPGVAAPMATGDGLLMRVRHPIEGLDAGQAETIAEVARRCGSGVLELTSRGNLQLRGLDAAGLEPARAELEGAGLADRDPAAEAVRNVLAAPVTDIDPEAAMDVQPVARDLVRALGEHPRLRALPPKVGVVVEAGGGLPLDGVPADLRLEACTALGGVWFRVALGASSRTATVLGWTRAENVVDVALAVFERFVALREGDVDPPGRLAGAVARWGPEALTPPGLERVLPGGDWVAARIPEYADAGMGTCLNGRAFGIAFPFGALRAEALQGLAEHIRAHDGRLRLTPWRSLLLTGVPPVEPDRVAEWGGVTDPDDPRLAVSACIGQTGCSAGSTATRADAERAGVAACGLLAGGGQVHVSGCDKHCGRPANAQVLLTAWEGRYELSLQRAPARWETVLTRLAPGQVEPALAALDAIAREEGGRHESGLEALQRLEGTALTRRMNAMMNNGDPA, from the coding sequence ATGAGTGCCGATCATTCGCGGGTGCGCCGGGCCTGTCCGGGGGTGGCCGCGCCGATGGCCACCGGGGACGGTCTGTTGATGCGGGTGCGTCACCCGATCGAGGGGCTGGATGCGGGGCAGGCGGAGACCATTGCGGAGGTGGCGCGGCGTTGTGGGTCCGGTGTCCTCGAGCTGACCAGCCGCGGCAATCTGCAGCTGCGTGGTTTGGACGCGGCGGGCCTGGAGCCGGCGCGCGCCGAGCTGGAGGGGGCGGGGTTGGCAGATCGCGATCCTGCGGCGGAGGCGGTGCGTAATGTCCTGGCGGCCCCGGTGACGGATATCGACCCGGAGGCGGCCATGGATGTGCAGCCGGTCGCGCGGGATCTCGTGCGAGCACTGGGGGAGCACCCGCGCTTGCGGGCATTGCCCCCGAAGGTGGGGGTGGTGGTGGAGGCGGGTGGCGGTTTGCCGCTGGATGGGGTGCCGGCGGATTTGCGACTGGAGGCCTGTACGGCGCTGGGAGGGGTGTGGTTCCGAGTGGCCTTGGGGGCGTCCAGTCGCACGGCCACGGTGCTGGGCTGGACACGCGCGGAGAATGTGGTGGACGTCGCCCTCGCGGTGTTCGAACGCTTCGTTGCGTTGCGCGAGGGCGATGTGGATCCGCCGGGACGGCTCGCGGGTGCCGTAGCCCGATGGGGCCCGGAGGCGTTGACGCCGCCCGGGCTGGAGCGGGTGCTCCCGGGCGGGGACTGGGTCGCGGCGCGGATCCCCGAATACGCGGATGCCGGGATGGGGACGTGCCTGAACGGGCGCGCCTTCGGGATCGCGTTTCCGTTCGGTGCCCTGCGCGCCGAGGCGCTGCAGGGGCTGGCCGAGCACATTCGGGCGCACGACGGACGCCTGCGCCTGACACCGTGGCGCAGCCTGCTTCTGACCGGGGTACCTCCTGTGGAGCCGGACCGTGTCGCCGAGTGGGGTGGCGTGACCGATCCGGACGACCCGCGCCTGGCGGTGAGTGCCTGTATCGGGCAGACGGGTTGCTCCGCGGGCAGTACCGCCACGCGGGCGGATGCCGAGAGGGCCGGGGTCGCTGCCTGCGGGTTGCTTGCGGGGGGCGGGCAAGTACATGTGAGTGGCTGCGACAAGCACTGTGGGCGTCCCGCGAATGCGCAGGTCCTGCTCACGGCGTGGGAAGGCCGCTATGAGCTCTCGCTGCAACGCGCCCCCGCGCGATGGGAGACCGTGCTGACGAGGCTGGCGCCGGGGCAGGTCGAGCCGGCCCTGGCAGCCCTCGATGCCATCGCCCGCGAAGAGGGTGGCCGGCATGAGTCGGGGCTCGAGGCCCTGCAACGGTTGGAGGGAACAGCGCTGACGAGACGTATGAACGCGATGATGAACAACGGAGATCCAGCATGA
- a CDS encoding ABC transporter permease: MRLAAYGFAYRGMVVKQVRRFLRAWVQNLLPSVVTTVLFLVIFGHLIGRELGTMRGVDYADFILPGLIILAVATNAYSNVTLAFYGARLQRHIEELLVAPLPAWLIVAGFATGGVIRGLLAGALVALVAIPFTNLQLHHLAATLGIALISALLFALAGLLNGLYARSFDHTSVVATFVLTPLIYLGGLFYPVERMPEPWQSLAVLNPLYYMIEGFRYGLLGTGSFAWAATFWVLAGATLVVGVLAWALVARGVRIRT; this comes from the coding sequence ATGAGGCTCGCGGCGTACGGATTTGCCTATCGCGGGATGGTGGTCAAACAGGTGCGGCGTTTCCTGCGCGCCTGGGTGCAGAACCTCCTGCCATCAGTGGTGACGACGGTCCTGTTCCTGGTGATCTTCGGTCACCTGATCGGGCGCGAGCTCGGCACCATGCGGGGGGTCGATTACGCTGATTTTATCCTGCCCGGCCTGATCATCCTGGCGGTGGCCACCAATGCCTACAGCAATGTGACACTGGCGTTCTACGGGGCGCGGCTGCAGCGACATATCGAGGAGCTGCTGGTCGCGCCGCTGCCCGCCTGGCTGATTGTGGCCGGCTTCGCCACCGGTGGTGTCATCCGGGGCCTGCTGGCCGGGGCGCTGGTCGCGCTGGTCGCGATTCCGTTTACCAATCTCCAGTTGCACCACCTGGCGGCCACGCTGGGGATCGCGCTGATCAGCGCCTTGCTGTTCGCCCTGGCCGGGCTCCTGAACGGCCTGTATGCGCGCAGCTTCGACCATACCTCCGTGGTGGCCACGTTCGTGCTGACCCCGCTGATCTACCTGGGCGGCCTGTTCTACCCGGTAGAACGGATGCCCGAGCCCTGGCAGTCCCTGGCCGTACTCAACCCGCTTTATTACATGATCGAGGGCTTTCGCTACGGCCTGCTGGGGACCGGCTCCTTTGCCTGGGCCGCGACCTTCTGGGTCCTCGCAGGGGCAACCCTCGTCGTTGGCGTGCTGGCCTGGGCCCTGGTCGCCCGCGGCGTGCGGATCCGGACATGA
- a CDS encoding cobalt-precorrin-5B (C(1))-methyltransferase: MRPETPETSGRLRTGLTTGVCATAAAVAGARWLLEGRRLEMVEVILPKGQVVSLTLNDLEPTPGGAVAGVIKDAGDDPDATHGARVWVEINLCGAPGVEFVAGAGVGTVTRPGLVLEPGEAAINPVPRRMIQGHLETFAAAAGYSGGFRVTVGVDGGERIAGRTMNARLGILGGLSILGTTGIVRPFSCAAYIASIHQAIDVARANGCPRVACCTGGTSEAAMREQYGLDDMALIEMGDLFGAALKYLRRHPLPAVVLAAGFGKLSKFAAGHLDAHSRKSRIDLDALAEEAADLGGSQALVARIRAANTSAQALADCLEQGVELADRISARAWQRARGMLPETTALEVCAVDRAGRIVGFADGAGGLAP, from the coding sequence ATGCGCCCGGAGACTCCCGAGACCAGCGGGCGTCTGCGCACGGGGCTGACCACCGGTGTGTGTGCGACCGCCGCCGCCGTTGCCGGCGCACGCTGGCTGCTGGAGGGGCGGCGGCTCGAGATGGTGGAAGTCATCCTGCCGAAGGGGCAGGTGGTGAGCCTGACACTGAACGACCTCGAACCCACTCCGGGTGGCGCGGTTGCCGGGGTCATCAAGGATGCCGGCGACGACCCGGATGCCACCCACGGGGCCCGAGTTTGGGTGGAGATAAACCTGTGCGGTGCGCCCGGTGTCGAGTTCGTGGCGGGTGCCGGGGTCGGGACGGTTACACGCCCGGGCCTGGTGCTGGAGCCGGGCGAGGCCGCCATTAATCCGGTCCCACGACGCATGATCCAGGGGCATCTGGAGACATTCGCTGCAGCCGCCGGGTACAGCGGGGGCTTCAGGGTTACGGTTGGCGTGGACGGTGGCGAGCGCATTGCCGGGCGGACCATGAACGCTCGCCTGGGGATCCTCGGGGGGCTCTCGATCCTGGGCACGACCGGCATCGTCCGGCCATTCTCCTGCGCCGCCTATATCGCATCCATCCATCAGGCCATAGACGTGGCCCGCGCCAACGGTTGTCCGCGCGTGGCCTGCTGCACCGGGGGTACCAGCGAGGCCGCGATGCGTGAACAGTACGGTCTGGACGACATGGCGCTGATCGAGATGGGGGATCTGTTCGGGGCGGCACTGAAGTATCTGAGGCGTCACCCCCTGCCCGCGGTGGTGCTGGCCGCGGGGTTCGGCAAGCTCAGCAAATTCGCGGCCGGGCACCTGGATGCCCACAGCCGCAAGTCACGCATCGATCTCGACGCGCTGGCGGAGGAGGCGGCGGATCTGGGAGGCAGCCAGGCACTGGTCGCGCGCATCCGCGCGGCCAATACCAGCGCCCAGGCGCTTGCGGATTGCCTGGAGCAGGGTGTGGAGCTGGCCGACCGTATCAGTGCGCGCGCCTGGCAGCGGGCGCGCGGGATGCTGCCGGAGACCACGGCGCTGGAGGTCTGCGCGGTGGATCGGGCCGGACGCATCGTCGGGTTTGCCGATGGTGCCGGGGGGCTCGCGCCATGA
- a CDS encoding MotA/TolQ/ExbB proton channel family protein — protein MPFSITMELMDTVVRWLLEPVIVGLLVLVAVAVWEFGLALGERSGGVRRLEATGDAERLAYRARRRIDRADLLARIGPMLGLMGTLIPLGPGLAAMGRGELEILAQAVTVAFNTTVLGLLVGILGFLLGRLRRRWYDAAMERLEAAA, from the coding sequence ATGCCGTTCTCGATCACGATGGAACTGATGGATACCGTAGTGCGCTGGCTGCTGGAGCCGGTGATTGTCGGCCTGCTGGTGCTGGTGGCGGTCGCCGTCTGGGAGTTTGGGCTCGCACTGGGCGAACGCTCCGGCGGGGTGCGCCGGCTGGAGGCCACCGGCGATGCCGAGCGCCTGGCCTACCGCGCACGGCGCCGCATTGACCGCGCGGATCTGCTGGCACGCATCGGCCCGATGCTCGGGCTGATGGGGACGCTGATCCCGCTGGGTCCAGGGCTGGCCGCGATGGGCCGGGGCGAACTGGAAATCCTCGCTCAGGCCGTTACGGTGGCGTTCAACACCACGGTGCTGGGGCTGCTGGTTGGCATCCTCGGTTTCCTGCTCGGACGCCTCCGGCGGCGCTGGTATGACGCCGCGATGGAGCGCCTGGAGGCGGCGGCATGA
- a CDS encoding precorrin-8X methylmutase, which yields MTQSDTAGAVPDYIRDGAAIYRESFAIIRSEAELDRFPQELVPAVVRMIHACGMTDLPRDVGFSAGVARAATDALAAGAPILCDSNMVAHGITRTRLPADNPVICSLREEGVAAAAERLGTTRSAAALEWWRPHLEGAVVAIGNAPTALFHLLEMLHQGAPRPAAVLGIPVGFVGAVESKEALAASPLDLEYLTIFGRRGGSAMAAAAINAFASDRI from the coding sequence ATGACGCAGAGCGATACGGCCGGGGCCGTACCCGACTATATCCGCGACGGGGCGGCCATCTATCGGGAGTCGTTTGCGATTATCCGATCCGAGGCGGAACTGGACCGCTTTCCGCAGGAGCTGGTGCCCGCGGTGGTGCGCATGATCCACGCCTGCGGCATGACCGACCTGCCACGGGACGTCGGGTTTTCGGCCGGCGTGGCCCGGGCGGCCACTGATGCGCTGGCCGCCGGCGCGCCGATCCTGTGCGACAGCAACATGGTGGCCCACGGGATCACTCGGACCCGGCTACCGGCGGACAACCCGGTGATCTGCAGCCTGCGGGAGGAGGGTGTGGCGGCGGCCGCCGAACGCCTGGGTACCACGCGATCGGCGGCCGCCCTGGAATGGTGGCGACCGCATCTGGAGGGTGCGGTCGTGGCCATCGGGAATGCACCCACGGCCCTGTTTCACCTGCTGGAGATGCTGCACCAGGGCGCGCCACGTCCGGCCGCGGTACTCGGTATCCCGGTGGGCTTTGTCGGTGCGGTGGAGAGCAAGGAGGCGCTGGCCGCCAGCCCGCTGGACCTCGAGTACCTGACCATCTTCGGACGTCGCGGTGGCAGCGCCATGGCCGCGGCGGCCATCAATGCCTTTGCGAGTGACCGGATATGA
- a CDS encoding precorrin-2 C(20)-methyltransferase, which produces MTTSPPVNGSPEAGCLYGVGTGPGDPELLTLKAARLIAQSPVVAYFCRRGGRGQARAIVDAHLGTGQCEMPLEYPVTNEIPHGSEEYRRRIEQFFDACAEQLAAELEAGRSVVVLNEGDPFFYGSFMHVYLRLKERFRTSIVPGVTSMMASAAQLPTPLTMRDDLLTVIPGTMPIDDLRQALQGTDAAVIMKVGTHRDAVVGVLQELGLSERAWYVERASTAEERVLPLSEIPERVPYFSMIVIPGRGVRR; this is translated from the coding sequence ATGACGACTTCTCCCCCTGTGAATGGATCCCCGGAGGCGGGCTGCCTGTATGGAGTCGGCACCGGGCCTGGCGATCCCGAGCTGCTGACGTTGAAGGCCGCGCGTCTGATCGCACAGAGTCCGGTAGTGGCCTACTTCTGCCGCCGTGGCGGGCGCGGTCAGGCGCGTGCGATCGTGGATGCCCACCTGGGTACCGGCCAGTGCGAGATGCCGCTGGAGTACCCGGTGACCAACGAGATTCCGCACGGCTCCGAGGAATACCGCCGCCGCATCGAACAGTTCTTCGACGCCTGTGCCGAGCAGCTGGCGGCCGAACTGGAAGCCGGGCGCTCGGTCGTGGTGCTGAACGAGGGCGACCCGTTCTTCTACGGCTCCTTCATGCACGTATACCTGCGGCTCAAGGAGCGCTTTCGCACGAGTATTGTGCCCGGAGTGACTTCGATGATGGCCTCTGCCGCCCAACTGCCAACTCCGTTGACCATGCGCGATGACCTGCTGACGGTGATCCCGGGCACGATGCCGATCGACGATCTGCGCCAGGCCCTGCAGGGGACGGATGCAGCGGTCATCATGAAAGTGGGGACCCATCGCGATGCGGTGGTCGGTGTCCTGCAGGAGCTGGGGCTGAGTGAGCGCGCCTGGTACGTGGAACGCGCGAGCACCGCCGAGGAGCGGGTCCTGCCGCTGTCCGAGATCCCGGAACGGGTGCCCTATTTCTCGATGATCGTGATCCCCGGGCGCGGGGTTCGGCGATGA
- a CDS encoding ABC transporter ATP-binding protein — protein sequence MTAAAIALQSVAKRYAGGRVGLANVDLEVPAGSFFGLLGPNGAGKTTLVGLLTTLVRADRGSIRVCGYDVATQAVAAKACMGVVPQEVNFNSFEPVGEIVEAQAAYYGLSPRRARERTGEVLEQAGLLDRREQSAWGLSGGMKRRLMIARALVHRPRVLLLDEPTAGVDLEGRHATWELLRGLNADGVTILLTTHYLEEAETLCDTLAILDQGEIVARGDTGELLHGLNVQTLVLELSMPLDAAPALDGLAIRLNDRWTLEVDLPQGMEVNDLFDRLGASGVRVAGVRNKRNRLESLFLQRIAERAAAPPGRET from the coding sequence ATGACGGCCGCCGCGATTGCCCTGCAGTCGGTGGCCAAGCGCTACGCCGGTGGCCGGGTTGGGCTGGCGAACGTGGATCTGGAGGTGCCGGCGGGCAGCTTTTTCGGCCTGCTGGGGCCGAACGGGGCTGGCAAGACCACTCTGGTGGGGTTGTTGACCACGCTGGTGCGGGCGGATCGGGGCTCGATCCGCGTCTGCGGGTACGACGTGGCCACGCAGGCGGTTGCGGCGAAGGCGTGCATGGGCGTGGTACCGCAGGAGGTCAACTTCAACAGCTTCGAACCGGTGGGCGAGATCGTCGAGGCCCAGGCGGCTTACTACGGGCTGTCCCCAAGGCGGGCGCGCGAGCGAACCGGCGAGGTGCTGGAACAGGCGGGGTTGCTGGACCGGCGCGAACAGTCGGCCTGGGGCCTGTCGGGTGGCATGAAGCGGCGGCTGATGATTGCCCGGGCCCTGGTGCACCGCCCCCGCGTCCTGCTCCTGGACGAGCCGACGGCGGGGGTGGACCTGGAGGGGCGCCATGCCACCTGGGAGCTGTTGCGTGGCTTGAACGCGGACGGCGTGACGATCCTGCTGACCACCCACTACCTGGAGGAGGCAGAGACCCTGTGCGACACCCTGGCGATCCTGGATCAGGGCGAGATCGTCGCGCGCGGTGATACGGGCGAACTGCTGCACGGGCTGAACGTGCAGACCCTGGTGCTGGAACTGAGCATGCCGCTGGACGCGGCCCCGGCGCTGGACGGTTTGGCGATTCGTTTGAATGATCGCTGGACCCTGGAGGTCGACCTGCCGCAGGGCATGGAGGTGAATGACCTGTTCGACCGCCTGGGCGCAAGCGGGGTGCGTGTCGCGGGAGTCCGCAACAAGCGCAACCGGCTCGAGTCGCTGTTCCTGCAGCGCATCGCGGAACGCGCTGCCGCCCCGCCGGGGAGGGAGACATGA
- the cobJ gene encoding precorrin-3B C(17)-methyltransferase translates to MSGDGGPVVGRLSVVGVGPAGPEWITPEVAARLEAATDLVGYGPYLERIAGPHHRVHASDNREELARAMHALDMAAEGRDVVVVSGGDPGVFAMAAAVFEALEGAQAQRWAGVEVDVTPGVSAMQAAAARLGAPLGNDFCVISLSDNLKPWSLIQRRVRLAAEADFAMAFYNPISRARPWQLGEALGIVREAQGPDTLVMLATAVGRGEREDVQISTLGEVDPTMANMSTLVIVGAASTRVLERPSGRRHVYTPRYVESAESR, encoded by the coding sequence ATGAGCGGGGATGGCGGTCCGGTGGTCGGTCGGTTGAGTGTGGTCGGGGTGGGTCCGGCGGGGCCGGAATGGATCACACCGGAGGTCGCTGCCCGTCTCGAAGCGGCCACCGATCTGGTGGGGTACGGGCCGTACCTGGAACGGATTGCGGGCCCTCATCACCGTGTTCACGCCTCGGATAACCGCGAGGAACTGGCGCGTGCGATGCACGCCCTGGACATGGCCGCGGAGGGGCGGGACGTGGTCGTGGTCTCGGGGGGCGACCCGGGCGTATTCGCCATGGCGGCGGCGGTCTTCGAGGCGCTGGAAGGGGCGCAGGCACAACGCTGGGCGGGAGTCGAGGTGGACGTGACTCCCGGGGTCTCGGCGATGCAGGCCGCCGCCGCGCGGCTGGGTGCGCCGCTGGGCAACGATTTCTGCGTGATTTCGCTGTCGGACAACCTCAAGCCCTGGTCGCTGATCCAGCGCCGGGTGCGGCTGGCGGCCGAGGCCGACTTCGCCATGGCGTTCTATAACCCGATCTCGCGCGCGCGACCATGGCAGCTTGGGGAGGCCCTGGGCATCGTGCGCGAGGCCCAGGGTCCGGACACCCTGGTCATGCTGGCCACCGCGGTGGGACGCGGCGAACGCGAAGACGTGCAGATCTCCACTCTCGGCGAGGTGGACCCGACGATGGCGAACATGAGCACGCTGGTGATCGTTGGCGCCGCCTCCACCCGGGTGCTGGAGCGCCCCTCCGGCCGGCGCCACGTGTACACCCCGCGTTATGTCGAGTCGGCGGAGTCGCGGTGA
- the cobO gene encoding cob(I)yrinic acid a,c-diamide adenosyltransferase, which produces MTDDTEAARAERHAQRMARKKEIVDRKIAEAQEEKGVFLILTGNGKGKSSSGFGMVARALGHGMQVGIVQFIKGQFATGEEAFFRGQDNVQYHVMGEGYTWETQDREKDVAAAREAWAHARDMLRDPNVDLVLLDELHIALKYQYLDVDEVLEDLANRPPMQHVITTGRAAPKALIEAADTVSEIGVVKHAFQAGIKAQKGIEL; this is translated from the coding sequence ATGACCGACGACACCGAAGCGGCACGCGCCGAACGCCACGCCCAGCGCATGGCCCGCAAGAAGGAGATCGTGGATCGCAAGATTGCCGAGGCCCAGGAAGAAAAGGGCGTGTTCCTGATCCTGACCGGAAACGGCAAGGGCAAGAGCTCCTCCGGCTTCGGCATGGTCGCGCGCGCCCTGGGGCACGGCATGCAGGTCGGCATCGTGCAGTTCATCAAGGGTCAGTTCGCCACCGGCGAGGAAGCCTTTTTCCGGGGGCAGGACAACGTGCAGTACCACGTGATGGGCGAGGGCTACACCTGGGAGACCCAGGACCGCGAGAAGGACGTGGCGGCGGCCCGCGAGGCCTGGGCGCATGCCCGCGACATGCTGCGCGACCCGAACGTCGACCTGGTGCTGCTCGACGAGCTGCACATCGCGCTGAAATATCAGTACCTGGATGTGGACGAGGTGCTGGAAGATCTCGCCAATCGCCCGCCGATGCAACACGTGATCACCACCGGTCGCGCCGCGCCCAAGGCTCTGATCGAGGCCGCCGACACCGTCAGCGAGATCGGTGTGGTCAAGCACGCCTTCCAGGCCGGCATCAAGGCGCAGAAGGGGATCGAGCTGTGA